The DNA segment CGGTGAAGGCGACCTTGCGCCCCGCGGCGCGCGCCGCCTTGATGGCCCGCCGCATCGCCGCGCGCGGCTCTTCCGGGTCCCACATATAGCCTTCGAGATAGAGCACCCCGGCCCCTGCGATCAGCGTCTCGTCGATGCTTTCCGGAGCGAGGAACTGGCTCGCGCCCAGCAGCGTGTTCATCGTCCGCTCGCCATCCTCGGTTACCAGGATAAGGCAGCGGCCGGTCGGCGGGTCGCCAACGCGCGCGGGCGTGTCAAAGGCAATGCCGCCGGCGCGAATATCGTGCTGAAACACTTCGCCCAGCTGATCGTCGGCCACTTGCCCGATGAAGGCGCAGCGCGCGCCGAGCGCGGCCATGCCCGCCAGCGTATTCGCCGCCGATCCGCCGGAGATCTCCTTTGCCGGTCCCATCGCGGCGTAGATTTCGCGCGCGCGTTCGGCATCGATCAGCGCCATGCCGCCGCGCTCCAGCCCCAGCTCTGCTACCAGCGCATCGCGACAAGGCGCCATCACATCGACGATCGCATTGCCGATCGCGATCACATCGTAGCTGGGGGGAACGGGCATGGGGTCTCCGGTCGGGAACGCTTGGTCGCGGCGCGCCTAGCGACTGGCCGTGCGAGTTCCAAGCGCGGCGTTGACTTGGGCGCACGCACACCCCACCCCCGGGCGGCCGATGCTCGATTTGCCGCGCGCCTTCGCCCTGTCGTTCGTCCAGCTCGCCGATCCGGCGGTGCTGCGCGTGTTGGCGAAATCCCTGCTGGCGACGCTCGGGATCTTTGCAGCTGCGGGCCTTATCCTGTGGCAGGGCATCGCTGCCGTGATCAGCCGCTACGCCGCGGACTACGCCGAAGTCGGCGCGCTCGCTGCCGTCCTGCTTGGCGTTCTGGGGGCATGGCTGCTGTTCCGGGTGGTCGCGATTGCGGTGCTCCAGTTCTTCGCCGACGATGTGGTCCGCGCGGTTGAGCGGCGACACTATCCCTCCGCCGCGGCGGTGCCGAAGGCGCCACTGTCCCGGGAGTTCGCTGCGAGCTTCAGAGGCCTGACGCGGGTGCTGGCGGTCAATGCCGTGGTGTTGCCCTTGGCGCTGGTGCTGCTGGTGACCGGGGTCGGCGCGGCGCTCCTGCTATGGGTGGCCAATGGCTGGCTGCTTGGGCGGGAGCTGACAGAGATGGTGTCGCTGCGCCATCGGCCCGCTGGCACGGGTGCCGGCGTCGGCGGTGCCACGCGCTTCGCGCTTGGTGGCATCACCGCCGTGCTGATGGCGGTGCCCTTCGTCAATCTGATCGCGCCGGTCTTGAGTGCCGGGGCTACGACGCATCTCGTGCACGGGGGCAGGACCGCCCGTGCCTAGACTTGCCGCCTCGCTGATCGCCCTGGGGCTGGCGGGGTGTGTGCCCGCACCCCGATCCGTACCGGCTCCCGCGCGCCCCGCCGCCGCGCCCCCGCCGATGACGGGCCCCACCGCCGCCCCGTCAACGCGCGACTTCATCGCGCCCACCATTATGCGCCTGCCCGGCCTGGAAAGCGTGATCGGCGCCGATGCCCGCCGCCTCGGTGAGCTGTTCGGTGCGGCGCGGCTGACCGTGCCCGAAGGCGATGCGCTGAAGCTGCAATATGTCGGCAGCGCCTGCGTGCTCGAGATTTTCCTCTACCCACTGCGGCCCGGCGGCCCCCCTGTGGCCACCCATGTGGAAGCGCGCCGCGCGAGCGACGGACAGGCGGTGGACCGGGCGTCCTGCGTAGCGGCGCTCAGACGGTAAAGCTCTCGCCGCAGCCGCAGGCGCCCTTCGCATTGGGATTGGCGAAGACGAAGCCGGCGGAGAAATCGTCCTCGACCCAGTCCATCGTGCTG comes from the Qipengyuania sediminis genome and includes:
- a CDS encoding adenosine kinase; its protein translation is MPVPPSYDVIAIGNAIVDVMAPCRDALVAELGLERGGMALIDAERAREIYAAMGPAKEISGGSAANTLAGMAALGARCAFIGQVADDQLGEVFQHDIRAGGIAFDTPARVGDPPTGRCLILVTEDGERTMNTLLGASQFLAPESIDETLIAGAGVLYLEGYMWDPEEPRAAMRRAIKAARAAGRKVAFTASESFIIDLHRGDFLELLEAGEIDILFVNEHELAALTGERAFEAGLAAAAAKVPLLVATRGAAGAVAVEGGERAEVAAEPVARVVDTTGAGDLFAAGFLTGHIRGEPLARALKIGAICAAEVIGHYGARPEANLSTLVAERLG
- a CDS encoding EI24 domain-containing protein translates to MLDLPRAFALSFVQLADPAVLRVLAKSLLATLGIFAAAGLILWQGIAAVISRYAADYAEVGALAAVLLGVLGAWLLFRVVAIAVLQFFADDVVRAVERRHYPSAAAVPKAPLSREFAASFRGLTRVLAVNAVVLPLALVLLVTGVGAALLLWVANGWLLGRELTEMVSLRHRPAGTGAGVGGATRFALGGITAVLMAVPFVNLIAPVLSAGATTHLVHGGRTARA